The DNA segment CCGCTGACCATTGGCACCGGCGTAACCATCGGCCACAACGCCATGCTGCACGGCTGCACGGTCGGCGATTACAGCCTGATCGGCATCAACGCGGTGATCCTCAACGGTGCGAAGATCGGCAAGAACTGCATCATCGGCGCCAACTCGCTGATTGGCGAGGGCAAGGAGATTCCCGATGGCTCGCTGGTGATGGGCTCGCCGGGCAAGGTTGTACGCGAACTCACCGAGGCGCAAAAGAAGATGCTCGAAGCCAGCGCCGCCCACTATGTGCATAACTCGCAGCGTTATGCCCGCGATCTGGCCGAGCAAGAACAATGACTAGCGCTGAACGACCTGTTGCCTCGCCCTGCGTCAATATCTGTGCGCTGGATGAGGCTGATGTCTGTACCGGGTGCCAGCGTACCGTGGAAGAAATTACCCGCTGGAGCCGCATGAACAATGACGAGCGCCGGGTGGTACTGGGGTTGTGTCATGAGCGGGCGAAGGCCAGTGGGGTTGTGTGGATGTTGCCGGCGAAATCTTCGTGAACGTTAGAAGCCCCTCACCCTAGCCCTCTCCCGGGGGGAGAGGGGACTGACCGAGGTGTTTTTTGCTGTACGCCGACCTGAAACACCGAGTCGAACCCAGATTTTGAACAGCCCCCGATCTGCTCCCTTTCCCCCTCGCCCCCTTGGGGAGAGGGCTGGGGTGAGGGGGTGGCTCTTGACCTTGCGGTCCAGTAACCTGTGCGCCAAACCACCAGGTCACCCTCCATGATTTTCCTCATCGCCTACATCAGCAGCGTAGTGCTGATCAACTTCGCCTTCTCCACCGCGCCGCACCTGGACATCATCTGGTCGGCATGGGGCGGGCTGGTGTTCGTGCTGCGTGACATGGTGCAAACGCGCTTCGGTCACGGTGCAATCGTGGCGATGCTGGCGGCCCTGGTGCTGTCCTACGTCACCTCCGATCCCTCCATCGCCCTGGCAAGTGCCACGGCGTTCGCGGTCTCCGAGTGCATCGACTGGCTGGTGTTCAGCATCACCAAACGGCCGTTGCGCGACCGCCTGTGGATAAGTTCGGCGCTGAGCATTCCCCTCGATACCTTCATCTTTTTCGGCATGATCGATCTGCTGACCCCGCCGGTGATCATCACCGCCCTGGCCTCGAAATTCGCCGGCGTTACCGCCGTGTGGCTGATCATGGCCTGGCGCGAGCGCAAACAGGCTGTCGCCAGCTGAAGCCAAACCCTCGGGTTCATGTAAAATGCCGCGCTTTCTCCCCATGGAAAGCGCGGCTGGCGTTGCTTTCCTCGATGATCCGCTGCTTTGAGGACCTGAGATGACCCGTATCGGAACTCCACTGTCGCCAACCGCGACCCGCGTATTGCTGTGTGGCTGTGGCGAGTTGGGCAAGGAAGTGGTGATCGAGCTGCAGCGCCTGGGCGTTGAAGTGATCGCCGTCGACCGTTACGCCAACGCGCCG comes from the Pseudomonas granadensis genome and includes:
- a CDS encoding VUT family protein, yielding MIFLIAYISSVVLINFAFSTAPHLDIIWSAWGGLVFVLRDMVQTRFGHGAIVAMLAALVLSYVTSDPSIALASATAFAVSECIDWLVFSITKRPLRDRLWISSALSIPLDTFIFFGMIDLLTPPVIITALASKFAGVTAVWLIMAWRERKQAVAS
- a CDS encoding gamma carbonic anhydrase family protein codes for the protein MKYRLGDARVETHPQSWVAPNAVLVGKVRLEEGANVWFNAVLRGDNELILIGKNSNVQDGTVMHTDMGYPLTIGTGVTIGHNAMLHGCTVGDYSLIGINAVILNGAKIGKNCIIGANSLIGEGKEIPDGSLVMGSPGKVVRELTEAQKKMLEASAAHYVHNSQRYARDLAEQEQ
- a CDS encoding DUF1289 domain-containing protein, coding for MTSAERPVASPCVNICALDEADVCTGCQRTVEEITRWSRMNNDERRVVLGLCHERAKASGVVWMLPAKSS